The Lycium barbarum isolate Lr01 chromosome 9, ASM1917538v2, whole genome shotgun sequence genome has a segment encoding these proteins:
- the LOC132608858 gene encoding uncharacterized protein LOC132608858, which translates to MEKIQHKNVSVNGIKMHVAEIGEGPAVLFLHGFPELWYSWRHQMLYLSNKGYRAIAPDLRGYGDTDCPTDISSYTAFHIVGDLVALLDVLGLEQVFLVGHDWGAIIAWYFCLFRPDRIKALVNLSVVFNPRNPLRKPVDSLRELFGDDYYMCRFQEPGKVEEEFASADTAKLIKGFLSSRSLRPPCVPKEIGFQVIAQSPETLPSWITEEDVHYYAEKLKKTGFTGGLNYYRNLDRNWELTAPFSGCKIQVPTKFVVGDLDLTYHVPGTKEYIHNGGFKKDVPNLEEVVVMEGVAHFINQERADEISAHIYDFIQRF; encoded by the exons ATGGAGAAAATACAGCACAAAAATGTATCAGTTAATGGCATAAAAATGCATGTAGCAGAAATTGGTGAAGGTCCAGCAGTTTTATTCCTACATGGTTTCCCTGAACTATGGTATTCATGGAGGCACCAAATGTTATACCTTTCTAACAAAGGTTACAGAGCCATTGCTCCTGATCTTCGTGGCTATGGTGACACTGATTGTCCAACAGATATCAGTAGTTACACTGCTTTCCATATTGTTGGTGACTTAGTTGCTCTTTTGGATGTTCTTGGTTTAGAGCAAGTGTTCTTAGTTGGACATGATTGGGGTGCTATCATTGCTTGGTATTTCTGCTTGTTTCGTCCTGATCGTATCAAGGCTTTGGTTAATCTGAGTGTTGTGTTCAATCCTAGAAACCCTTTGAGGAAACCAGTGGATAGCTTGAGAGAGTTGTTTGGTGATGACTATTATATGTGTAGATTTCAG GAACCTGGGAAAGTGGAAGAGGAATTTGCTTCTGCTGATACTGCAAAACTCATTAAAGGATTTCTTTCTTCACGTAGTTTACGCCCACCTTGCGTTCCCAAAGAGATAGGCTTTCAGGTCATTGCGCAGTCACCAGAGACATTACCCTCATGGATAACAGAGGAAGATGTGCATTATTATgctgagaaattaaaaaaaacagGCTTCACTGGAGGATTGAACTACTACCGGAATCTGGACAG AAACTGGGAGCTTACAGCACCATTTAGTGGATGCAAAATTCAAGTTCCAACAAAGTTTGTGGTGGGTGACCTGGACCTGACGTACCACGTTCCTGGAACCAAGGAGTATATTCACAATGGTGGTTTCAAGAAAGACGTTCCTAATTTGGAGGAGGTTGTTGTAATGGAGGGAGTAGCTCACTTCATCAACCAAGAAAGGGCTGATGAAATAAGTGCCCACATTTATGATTTTATTCAGAGGTTTTAA